Genomic segment of Candidatus Flexicrinis affinis:
GACCTGCGATTCGAGGAAGAAACGGTCACGGAGGACGCCCTGCGCGACGTGTTCGCGCGTTACGACGGCGCGAACGTCACGGTTCAGCGCAATGTCGACAGTGGCGGAAACGAGCGATGGTCGGTACGCGGTTCGTTTCTCGAGCAAGCTGTCGTCGACGACTTGTTCAACGATCTCGAATCAATCGCCCCGCTCGACCGCGAGAGCACGTTGACGGAACGTGTTAGCGAGACGATCGGGGCGGAAGTTGCTCGCGCGGCGTTCTTCGCCGTGTTTGCCGGCGGAGTTATCGTAACGCTGTTTATCGTAGTCGCATTCCGTACAGTACCGAAGGCGTTGCGCTACGGCCTGTGCGCGATTGCGGCGATGATCCACGACGTGCTGGTGGTCATGGGGGTTGCATCGATCGCCGGGCTGCTGCTCGGGTGGGAGGTCGACGCGCTGTTCCTCACGGCCGTATTGACCATTCTTGCCTTCAGCGTGCAGGACTCGATCGTATTGTTCGACCGCATCCGCGAGAACATCCCGCGCTATCTGGGCGAACCGTACGAGACCATCGTCAACCGTAGCATCTGGGAGACGATCCACCGCTCGCTCGCGACGCAGCTCAACGCGTTCTTCATCATGGCAGCGATCCTGCTGTTCGGCGGCGACACCATCAAGCAGTTCATCGCCATTCTGTTCATTGGACTGTTGAGCGGGACGTACTCGTCGATCTTTACGGCCGTGCCGCTGCTGGTGGCGTGGGAGAAGGGCGAAATCCCGCTGATGTCACGGCTTGGGTCGCTTGTCCCGCCGCCGCTTCCTGTCGAGGAGTAGAAGCTGCCGATGTTTGCTGCTGTTCTATCCGATCGCCTCGGCGTGACCGCCGACTATCGGAATCCTGTGCCGGGAGCGCATCAGTGTTTAGTGCGCGTGATTTCGGCCGGTATCTGCAACACCGACCTCGAATTGGTGAAGGGTTACATGGGGTTCCGCGGGGTGCTCGGGCATGAGTTTGTCGGCATTGTCGAGCACGGGCCAGGGCATCTGATCGGCCGGCGCGTGGTCGGGGAGATCAATGTCGCGTGCGGTAAGTGCGATATGTGCCGCGATGGCGTCCCGTCACAATGCCGGAATCGCACCACCGTGGGGATCGACCGGCACGACGGTGCGTTTGCCGAGTATCTCGCGCTGCAGACGAACTGCCTGCACGTAGTCCCCAACAGCGTGAGCGATGACGAAGCGGTGTTTGTCGAGCCGTTAGCGGCGGCGCTTGAGATCCTGGAAATGGAGCCGATCCGTCCAACGGACGAAGTCGTGTTGATCGGTGCTGGGAAGCTGGGCCTGTTGTGTGCGCAGGTCATCAAGCTGACCGGCGCGAGGCTTCGCGCGGTCACACGGCGCCAACGGCAGGTCGACTTGCTGCGCAAGTGGGGGATCGAGCCCGTCCGCATCGACGACATTGCGCCGGCGAGTGTCGATGTCGTCGTGGATTGCACCGGGGCCAGCGAAGGTTTCGCCGCCGCGTTATCGCTGGTGCGGCCGCGCGGCGTTATCCACCTCAAATCGACGTACGTCGGCCTGCCTCTTGCGGACCTAACCAAAGTCGTGGTGGCTGAAGTTCGTGTGATCGGAAGCCGGTGCGGTCCGTTCCCCGCAGCACTGCGGCTGCTGGAAACGAAGGCTGTCGACGTGCTGCCGCTGATCGATGCACGCTATCCTCTGCGGGAAGCCGTGACGGCCTTCGAGCACGCGGCACGGCCCGGTGCGCTCAAGGTTCTGCTGGACGTTACGCCGCGGGAACGGTGAACGAAAACGTCGAGCCGCTGCCCGGCGCGCTGTTGACCCAGATGTTGCCGCCATGCGCTTCAACGATTGTTCGGCAGATGGCGAGACCGAGACCGGTGCCCTGAACCCGATTCGCGTGATCGGCGGCACGGAAGAACTTGCGGAACATATTAGGCAGGTTGTCGGCGCTAATGCCGTCGCCCGTGTCTGCAACGTCGACCTGAACCATACCGTTGTCGGCGCTGTGCGCGGTGACCTTCACCGATCCACGAGGCCGGTTGTACTTGATTGCGTTCGTCAGCAGGTTGAGGACGACCTGCTTGATCTTGCCCTTGTCTCCGACGACGGCGGCTTCCGGTACCTCGAGGCTGATCTCGATTTCGCGACCGGCGGCTTGCGGCTCGACAATGGCCATGCAGTCGCGGATGAGCGGATAGAGGTCGACCACATCGCGCTCGATCTCCGCCCGTCCAGACTCGAGCCGCGCGAGGTCGAGGAAGTCCGACGTCAGCGAAATCAGCCGGTCGGTCTCGTCCTCGAGCAGATCATGGACCTCGTCACGCTTATCGGCAGGTAGGGTTGGGCGCTTCAACAAGTTGACACTGGCCTTCAGCGCTGCCAGTGGCGTACGCAGTTCGTGCACCATTTCCGAGATGAAATCACTCTGCATGAACAGGCGGGCATTCTCGATAGCGACACCTGCTTGGCTCGCCAATATCGTCAGCAAGTTGATGTCTTCACCGGTGAAGCGGCCGCCGATTTTATTGACGGCCTGCACGACGCCGATCACGCGCGTGTGCGTCTTGAGGGGCACGCCCAACAGGTTTCGAGTCTCGAACTTGATTTCCTTCTCAATGTTTCGGAAGTGGATTGGCTCTTTGGTCACGTCCTCGATGACACGCGGCTCGCCATGTGAGGCAATCCAGCCGGCGATGCTGCGGTCCATCGGGACGACGATCTTCTCGGTTTCCTGCGGGCGTAGGTTCGAAGCGATCTCGAAGCGCAGCTCGCCCGTCGACGGGTCGATCAGGAGGATCGAACACGCCTCGACTTTCACGACATCGACGACAGCCAGCACGATTTGCTGCAGCAGTGTCCGGTACTCGAGCGTCGAATTCAGATGTTTGGTGATCTCGAGTATTTTCCGATAGTCCTCGAGCTGCTGCTCGGCGTCGGCCATAGCGTAGGTATCACCCCGGGATCGTCTGGGCGAGCTTCATGAACTGATTGGCGATCACGGCGCCGGGTTGCTGGAGTACGATCGGGTTTCCCGCTTCCATCGCCTGATATGCGATTTCGGGTGCGGCGGAAATCATCCCGGCGACCGACTGTCCCAAGCGCGCTTCGACATCGGTCCAGGTGATCATGCCACGGGCCAACGGCGTGCGATGGATGACGACGATGTGGATCGGCTTGTTGAAGTCGTTCTTGATCGCCTCGATCAGATGCTCAGCCGCAGCGATAACCATGGCGACCGGCTCGACGAGGATGACCAACTTGTCAAGTGACGGCAGCATGCGCGCTGTCAGCTCACTGTATCCTGCGCCGAGGTCGATCACGATCGGGTTGCCAATCGCCTTCAAGCCGCGAATGATCGCGTTTGCAGCGTCCGGCGTAAATCGCAGCTGCGCCTCGCGCGGATCGGCAGATGCGGCCAACAGGCGCAATCCGCTGCCATGCGTGACGAGGTTTTGCATCAGCAGCGGCGCTTTGATCTCGTTGACCGGCTTGCTCAACACGTTCGCCATTCCATCGAGATTTTTCAGGCCAAGCGACATGCCGGCGTGTCCTGCGCCAAGCCGGAAGTCGACCAGAATCGGACGCCCCTTGTTTTGCTGGTGTGCCGCGGCGAGGTTGACGGCAACCGTGGTTGTGCCGATGCCGCCCTTCGCGCCTAACACGCCAACAGCGACCCCTTGCGGGCGCACGCTCTGCGAACTGGTCTGGTTGCGAGCGAGCACGGCCTTAATGCGTGATGCGAGCTCGGCAGGGTGGGTCGGCTTCGTCAGGTAGTCGTCAGCCCCGGCCTCAAACCCGGCGACCTTGTCGTCGATCAAGGTCTTGGCCGTGAACATGATAATCGGAATAGGCCGTGTCTCGGGGTTTGCCCGCAGCCTGCGGCACACTTCGTAGCCATCCATGTCCATCATCATGATGTCGAGGATGATCAGGTTCGGCATCTCTGCCAGTGCTTTGGACAGCGCCTGTACACCGGAATTGGCAATAGCCACGTCGTAGCCCTGCCGTTTCAGCATCAGGCTGATCAGCTTCAAGCTCTCGACGTCGTCATCGACAACCAGAATCTTTTCGGACATTGTGCGGCTCCTCCGCAGTTATGATAGCGAGTATCGCTCTCCTGCGCGATAGGTTGCCGACGCGGGTTTTGCAGTGCGGAATGATTTCGGGCGCTTGTTCGCACTGCCGCACGCGTCTTCACGCAGGGAGTCAAACCGTTCCATCGTTGTAACTATCAGCATAACATGCCCTGCCTCAACTCGGAATTGAGGCGGAGGAGCATACACCACCATTTCGTCAGTCAGCCGCGCGCCGATGACACGCCCCTCATACTTCGTCTGTAAGTCGAGGTCGCCGATTTGAC
This window contains:
- the secF gene encoding protein translocase subunit SecF, which encodes MFNLVERRRWFFLLSAAVILPGIIAMVYSTLTTGAPFRLSIEFVGGSIYDLRFEEETVTEDALRDVFARYDGANVTVQRNVDSGGNERWSVRGSFLEQAVVDDLFNDLESIAPLDRESTLTERVSETIGAEVARAAFFAVFAGGVIVTLFIVVAFRTVPKALRYGLCAIAAMIHDVLVVMGVASIAGLLLGWEVDALFLTAVLTILAFSVQDSIVLFDRIRENIPRYLGEPYETIVNRSIWETIHRSLATQLNAFFIMAAILLFGGDTIKQFIAILFIGLLSGTYSSIFTAVPLLVAWEKGEIPLMSRLGSLVPPPLPVEE
- a CDS encoding alcohol dehydrogenase catalytic domain-containing protein codes for the protein MFAAVLSDRLGVTADYRNPVPGAHQCLVRVISAGICNTDLELVKGYMGFRGVLGHEFVGIVEHGPGHLIGRRVVGEINVACGKCDMCRDGVPSQCRNRTTVGIDRHDGAFAEYLALQTNCLHVVPNSVSDDEAVFVEPLAAALEILEMEPIRPTDEVVLIGAGKLGLLCAQVIKLTGARLRAVTRRQRQVDLLRKWGIEPVRIDDIAPASVDVVVDCTGASEGFAAALSLVRPRGVIHLKSTYVGLPLADLTKVVVAEVRVIGSRCGPFPAALRLLETKAVDVLPLIDARYPLREAVTAFEHAARPGALKVLLDVTPRER
- a CDS encoding GAF domain-containing sensor histidine kinase — protein: MADAEQQLEDYRKILEITKHLNSTLEYRTLLQQIVLAVVDVVKVEACSILLIDPSTGELRFEIASNLRPQETEKIVVPMDRSIAGWIASHGEPRVIEDVTKEPIHFRNIEKEIKFETRNLLGVPLKTHTRVIGVVQAVNKIGGRFTGEDINLLTILASQAGVAIENARLFMQSDFISEMVHELRTPLAALKASVNLLKRPTLPADKRDEVHDLLEDETDRLISLTSDFLDLARLESGRAEIERDVVDLYPLIRDCMAIVEPQAAGREIEISLEVPEAAVVGDKGKIKQVVLNLLTNAIKYNRPRGSVKVTAHSADNGMVQVDVADTGDGISADNLPNMFRKFFRAADHANRVQGTGLGLAICRTIVEAHGGNIWVNSAPGSGSTFSFTVPAA
- a CDS encoding response regulator → MSEKILVVDDDVESLKLISLMLKRQGYDVAIANSGVQALSKALAEMPNLIILDIMMMDMDGYEVCRRLRANPETRPIPIIMFTAKTLIDDKVAGFEAGADDYLTKPTHPAELASRIKAVLARNQTSSQSVRPQGVAVGVLGAKGGIGTTTVAVNLAAAHQQNKGRPILVDFRLGAGHAGMSLGLKNLDGMANVLSKPVNEIKAPLLMQNLVTHGSGLRLLAASADPREAQLRFTPDAANAIIRGLKAIGNPIVIDLGAGYSELTARMLPSLDKLVILVEPVAMVIAAAEHLIEAIKNDFNKPIHIVVIHRTPLARGMITWTDVEARLGQSVAGMISAAPEIAYQAMEAGNPIVLQQPGAVIANQFMKLAQTIPG